A DNA window from Pungitius pungitius chromosome 1, fPunPun2.1, whole genome shotgun sequence contains the following coding sequences:
- the LOC119223053 gene encoding ras-related protein Rab-39B, with translation MEAIWLYQFRLIVIGDSTVGKSCLIRRFTEGRFAHVSDPTVGVDFFSRLVEIEPGKRVKLQIWDTAGQERFRSITRAYYRNSVGGLLLFDITNRRSFQNVHDWLEEARSHVQPHSIVFLLVGHKCDLEAQRQVTRQEAEKLAGAYGMRYVETSARDAINVEHAFTELTRDIFALVRSGDIAIQEGWEGVKSGLVPNVVHSSEEVTKSDRRCLC, from the exons ATGGAGGCCATCTGGCTCTACCAGTTCCGGCTGATCGTCATCGGGGACTCGACGGTGGGCAAGTCGTGTCTGATCCGCCGCTTCACGGAGGGCCGCTTCGCGCACGTGTCGGACCCCACGGTGGGCGTGGACTTCTTCTCACGGCTCGTGGAGATCGAGCCGGGCAAGCGCGTCAAGCTGCAGATCTGGGACACGGCGGGCCAGGAGCGCTTCAG gtccaTCACCAGGGCCTACTACCGCAACTCGGTGGGCGGGCTCCTCCTGTTCGACATCACCAACCGCCGCTCCTTCCAGAACGTCCACGACTGGCTGGAGGAGGCCCGCAGCCACGTGCAGCCCCACAGCATCGTCTTCCTGCTGGTGGGCCACAAGTGTGACCTGGAGGCCCAGCGCCAG GTGACCCGGCAGGAGGCAGAGAAGCTGGCGGGCGCCTACGGGATGCGCTACGTGGAGACGTCGGCCCGCGACGCCATCAACGTGGAGCACGCCTTCACCGAGCTCACCAGGGACATCTTCGCCCTGGTGCGGTCCGGAGACATCGCCATCCAGGAGGGCTGGGAAGGCGTGAAGAGCGGCCTCGTCCCCAACGTCGTCCACTCCTCCGAGGAGGTCACCAAGAGTGACCGCCGCTGTCTGTGTTGA
- the zgc:162171 gene encoding ras-related protein Rab-38, which translates to MQRERLLKVLVIGDLGVGKTSLIKRYVHQVFSQHYRATIGVDFALKMLDWDQKTVVRLQLWDIAGQERYGNMTRVYYREAVGALVVFDMTRLSTFQAVLKWKEDLDSKVALSNGTPVPAVLLANKCDQRSQGLCPKLPKLETFSRQYGFAGWYETSAKDDTNVDAAVACLVKSIMAAEGERASRGAAEPDGGVLVLPRFDYGAKEQERRGCSGCSSLRPRGGDNE; encoded by the exons ATGCAGCGCGAGCGCCTGCTGAAGGTCTTGGTCATCGGGGACCTGGGTGTCGGCAAAACGTCGCTCATCAAGCGCTACGTGCACCAGGTCTTCTCCCAGCACTACCGCGCCACCATCGGGGTGGACTTCGCCCTCAAGATGCTGGACTGGGACCAGAAGACGGTGGTGCGTCTGCAGCTGTGGGACATCGCCG GCCAGGAGCGCTACGGCAACATGACCCGCGTGTACTACAGGGAGGCGGTGGGGGCCCTGGTGGTCTTCGACATGACCAGGCTGTCCACGTTCCAGGCCGTCCTCAAGTGGAAAGAGGACCTGGACTCAAAG gtcGCCCTTAGCAACGGGACGCCGGTTCCAGCCGTGCTGTTGGCCAACAAGTGCGACCAGCGGAGTCAGGGCTTGTGCCCCAAGCTGCCCAAGCTGGAGACCTTCTCCAGACAGTACGGCTTCGCCGGCTGGTACGAGACCTCCGCCAAG GACGACACCAACGTTGACGCCGCCGTCGCGTGCCTGGTGAAGAGCATCATGGCCGCCGAGGGCGAGCGGGCCTCGCGGGGCGCTGCCGAGCCGGACGGCGGCGTCCTGGTTCTGCCGCGCTTCGACTACGGCGCCAAGGAGCAGGAGCGGCGCGGTTGCTCGGGGTGCTCCTCGCTGCGGCCCCGGGGCGGGGACAACGAGTGA